One Lytechinus variegatus isolate NC3 chromosome 11, Lvar_3.0, whole genome shotgun sequence DNA segment encodes these proteins:
- the LOC121424561 gene encoding DNA excision repair protein ERCC-8-like, which produces MLNVLAERSWGNVRPSQVYCAEATRRTFRLQLSKHRDVQRIHASGINSLDIDPVEFKFMLSGGADGVIAIYDLESIPEVKEFTCEAVCTVGRSNRHVHKHSVETVQWYPRDTGMFTSSSMDTTLKIWDTNALKPAERFVLGKGIYSHHMSPVANKHCLIAVGTIDAHATLCDLKSGSSTHILKGHKASVVCVQWSTKDEFLLATGSRDNKILLWDIRQAKGSLMSLDQHNGEVVKGSSAVSTAHSGHVNGLCFTENGLHLVSCGTDDRVKLWNTMNGKNTLINYGKVTNSMRKCIEICTSSSVHPDVVFIPSGSDIKMFDVFSGETDITMKGHYNNVNCCVFHPLFQEVYSGGNDSNILIWEPDMGHIHFEEPPPKKQTDESKRKKFSSSEINATADTWSSSDEGD; this is translated from the exons ATGTTGAACGTGCTTGCGGAGAGGAGTTGGGGAAACGTTCGGCCCTCTCAGGTGTATTGCGCCGAAGCTACCCGACGGACATTCCGGTTGCAGCTGAGCAAGCACCGCGATGTTCAACGCATTCATGCCAGCGGAATCAATTCACTGGACATAGATCCTGTTGAGTTCAAATT catGCTGTCAGGAGGGGCTGATGGAGTGATTGCAATCTATGACCTTGAATCTATCCCAGAAGTCAAAGAGTTTACTTGTGAAGCAGTGTGTACTGTTGGCAG ATCCAATCGACATGTTCACAAACACAGCGTGGAGACAGTCCAGTGGTATCCCAGAGATACTGGGATGTTTACATCAAGTTCCATGGATACTACCCTTAAGATCTGGGACACCAATGCTTTGAAGCCCGCCGAGCGCTTCGTCCTGGGCAAGGGAATCTACAGCCACCATATGTCACCCGTGGCTAACAAACATTGCCTGATAGCTG TTGGAACAATAGATGCTCATGCCACACTCTGTGACCTGAAGTCAGGGTCATCAACACACATTCTGAAGGGTCACAAGGCTTCGGTAGTGTGTGTCCAATGGTCTACAAAAGATGAGTTCTTGTTGGCAACAGGCAG CCGGGACAATAAGATTCTATTGTGGGATATCCGGCAAGCCAAAGGGAGTCTGATGTCCCTTGATCAGCATAATGGTGAAGTGGTCAAAGGATCCTCCGCAG TTAGTACGGCACATAGCGGTCACGTAAATGGACTTTGCTTCACAGAGAATGGTCTTCACTTAGTCAGTTGTGGCACAGATGATAGGGTTAAACTCTGGAATACTATGAATGGCAAAAACACTCTG atcaATTACGGAAAAGTGACTAATAGCATGCGTAAATGCATTGAGATCTGCACATCATCCAGCGTCCATCCCGACGTGGTGTTTATCCCAAGTGGGAGTGATATCAAAATGTTTGATGTATTCAGCGGGGAGACGGATATCACCATGAAGGGCCATTACAACAATGTCAACTGCTGTGTTTTTCATCCTCTCTTCCAG gAGGTTTACAGTGGAGGAAATGACAGTAACATCCTCATCTGGGAGCCTGATATGGGTCATATTCACTTTGAAGAACCACCGCCAAAGAAACAA acCGATGAATCTAAAAGGAAGAAGTTCTCTAGTAGTGAGATCAATGCCACCGCAGACACCTGGAGCAGCAGTGATGAAGGAGACTGA